The Lutra lutra chromosome 10, mLutLut1.2, whole genome shotgun sequence genome contains a region encoding:
- the PTS gene encoding 6-pyruvoyl tetrahydrobiopterin synthase translates to MSMAGAGEGGHPRARVSRLVSFSATHRLHSKSLSNEENLKLFGKCNNPNGHGHNYKVVVTVHGEIDPVTGMVMNLTDLKEYMEEAIMKPLDHKNLDLDVPYFADVVSTTENVAIYIWENLQKFLPLGVLYKVKVYETDNNIVVYKGE, encoded by the exons ATGAGCATGGCGGGCGCCGGCGAGGGCGGGCACCCCCGGGCGCGAGTGTCCCGCCTCGTCTCCTTCAGCGCGACCCACCGACTCCACAG CAAATCTCTGAGTAATGAAGAAAATTTGAAGCTGTTTGGGAAATGCAACAATCCAAATGGCCACGGGCACAATTATAAAG TTGTGGTGACAGTGCATGGAGAG ATTGATCCTGTTACAGGAATGGTTATGAATTTGACTGACCTCAAAGAGTATATGGAG GAGGCAATTATGAAGCCCCTCGATCATAAGAATCTGGATCTGGATGTGCCATACTTCGCAGATGTTGTAAG CACGACAGAAAATGTGGCTATATATATCTGGGAGAACCTCCAGAAATTTCTTCCTCTGGGAGTTCTTTATAAAGTAAAAGTGTATGAAACTGACAATAATATCGTTGTCTATAAAGGAGAATAG